Proteins from one Bacteroides zhangwenhongii genomic window:
- a CDS encoding M23 family metallopeptidase, translated as MIKQYITALMLACCIGGYGQEKKQATFVPPFDFPLTLSGNFGEIRSNHFHGGLDFKTGGVIGKPVCALADGYISRIRVTNGSGYVLDVCYHNGYSTINRHLSGFISPIAERVEELQYENESWEVEIIPEPDEYPVKSGQQIAWSGNTGYSFGPHLHLDMFETESGDYIDPMPFFKSKIKDTHAPKADGIMFFPQPGEGVVDGKQEIKTILPNSERPVEAWGVIGTGIKAYDYMDGVNNHYGVYSVILTVDGNEVFRSTVDRFSQEENRLINSWTYGQYMKSFIDPGNTLRLLKASNENRGLVTIDEERDYQFLYTLKDAFGNTSKYSFVVRGRKQPIEPFNYREKYFFTWDKINYLQEPGLSLVVPKGMLYKDTPLNYQVKADSGAVAFTYQINDKSIPLHAGCELRIGLRRKTVADTTKYYVARVTPKGSKYSVGGKYEDGYMKTSIRELGTYTVAVDTVPPEIIPVNKNQWGRNGKIVYRLKDKGSGIASYRGTIDGKYALFGRPNIVKSYWECKLDPKRVKKGRKHTVEFTVVDHCGNTSIARESFVW; from the coding sequence ATGATAAAACAATATATCACTGCTTTGATGTTGGCTTGCTGCATCGGAGGTTATGGGCAGGAAAAAAAGCAAGCGACTTTTGTACCCCCTTTTGATTTTCCTCTTACATTGAGCGGAAATTTCGGTGAAATTCGTTCCAACCACTTTCATGGCGGGTTGGATTTTAAAACAGGAGGTGTGATCGGCAAACCGGTTTGTGCCCTTGCCGATGGTTATATCTCGCGTATTCGGGTGACTAACGGTTCGGGGTATGTGCTTGATGTCTGCTATCATAATGGATATTCTACTATTAACCGGCATTTGAGTGGTTTTATTTCTCCCATTGCCGAAAGGGTGGAGGAACTTCAATATGAGAATGAGAGCTGGGAGGTTGAGATTATTCCCGAACCGGATGAATATCCGGTAAAAAGCGGACAGCAGATAGCTTGGAGCGGGAATACCGGATATTCTTTCGGTCCGCATCTTCATTTGGATATGTTTGAAACGGAATCGGGAGATTATATAGATCCTATGCCTTTCTTTAAATCAAAAATAAAGGATACACATGCTCCGAAAGCTGATGGCATTATGTTTTTCCCGCAGCCCGGTGAGGGAGTGGTAGACGGAAAACAAGAGATAAAAACGATACTCCCGAATAGCGAACGTCCGGTGGAGGCGTGGGGTGTGATAGGTACGGGCATTAAGGCATATGATTACATGGATGGCGTAAACAACCATTACGGAGTATATTCCGTTATTCTTACGGTGGATGGTAATGAGGTGTTCCGTAGTACAGTAGACCGTTTCTCTCAAGAGGAAAACCGGCTGATCAATTCGTGGACGTACGGGCAATATATGAAATCTTTTATCGATCCGGGAAATACGTTGCGTTTGCTGAAAGCCTCAAATGAAAATCGCGGTCTGGTCACGATTGACGAAGAGAGGGATTATCAATTTCTGTATACTTTGAAAGACGCTTTTGGAAATACTTCAAAATATAGCTTTGTCGTGCGTGGGCGAAAGCAGCCGATTGAACCTTTCAATTATCGGGAAAAGTATTTCTTTACTTGGGATAAAATCAATTATCTGCAAGAACCGGGATTGAGCCTGGTGGTTCCGAAAGGAATGTTATATAAGGATACTCCGCTCAATTATCAGGTAAAAGCCGATAGTGGGGCAGTGGCATTCACCTATCAGATTAATGATAAATCCATTCCGCTTCATGCGGGTTGTGAACTCCGTATCGGACTACGTAGGAAAACGGTTGCCGATACGACCAAGTATTATGTGGCACGGGTTACTCCGAAAGGAAGTAAGTACAGTGTAGGAGGAAAATACGAAGACGGATACATGAAGACGTCTATTCGTGAACTGGGGACTTATACTGTCGCTGTTGATACGGTTCCACCGGAAATTATCCCTGTCAATAAGAATCAGTGGGGAAGGAATGGAAAGATAGTCTATCGGTTGAAAGATAAAGGAAGTGGCATTGCTTCTTATCGGGGAACGATTGACGGAAAATATGCACTTTTCGGACGGCCTAATATTGTAAAGTCTTATTGGGAATGCAAACTTGATCCGAAGCGTGTGAAGAAAGGGAGAAAACATACTGTTGAATTTACGGTTGTCGATCATTGCGGGAATACGAGTATTGCCCGTGAAAGTTTTGTCTGGTAA